In Mycolicibacterium gadium, the genomic window TTCCAGTGAGGTGACGCCGAACGGGCGATCGATCTTGTCACGTAGGTAACGCATGTAGACGTCGACGACGTTGGAGCGGGCCTCGAAGGCTAGGTCCCAGCAGCGTTGCAGGATCTGGGCGCGGGTGTGCACCATTCCGGGCCGGCGCATCAAGGTCTCCAAAACCGCGAATTCCTTGTTGCTCAACGAGATTTCGGTGTCGCCGCGCCAGACCCGATGGGCGGCGGGGTCCAGGTGCAGGTCCCCGACGCGCAGCTGCGGCGGACGTGGGATGGGTCCGCGTCGCGCCAGAGCACGGAGCCGGGCGAACATTTCGGCCAGCTGGAAGGGTTTGGTGAGGTAGTCATCGGCGCCGGTGTCCAGCCCATGCACCCGGTCATCGACCGCACCACGGGCGGTCAGCATCAACACCGGTGTCCACACCTGATGGTGGCGCAGCGCGGCGCACACGCCGAATCCGTCCAGGCCCGGCAGCATCACATCGAGCACGATCACGTCGAACTCGCTGGCCTCCGCGGCGGGCAACACGTCACGGCCCTCGTCGAGCACCACGACGGTGTGGCCCTCCTCGGTGAGCGCCCGGGCCAGCAGTGCGGCCATCTTCGCTTCGTCCTCGACCACCAGCACGTGCATGACCACCACTGTGCGACACCGGGGATGACGGGCGCGAACAATTCTCATCGACCTTTCATCTGCGGGCACTACCGTTTGCACATGCACGCAGGCGACCCCTGACCCGTGGAGGAGGACATCCAACGATGCGAACACCCAGGGCGATGGTGGGGCTGGTGGCGGTGACCGCGCTGATACTCGGCGGATGCGGCGGCGGCAACGGCGGCGGCAACGGCGGCGGCAACGGCAATGGCAACGGCGACTCCCCGGGGGTTGCAGATCCCGGCGCGGTCGCGCCGGCCGCGACCAGTGAGGCCGACTGGCAGCCGGTCGCGCAGATTCTGGGTCGGCCCGGAAAGCTCAGTGACGGCGTGTATCGGGTCGGCTTTCCCCGATCAGACCTCACGGTGGTGACTCAGGACGTGACGGTGAGACCGGCGTTGTCGCTGGGTTCGTATGCGGCGTTCGCGCGCTATCCTGACGGGTCGGCGATGGTGATGGGCGATCTGGTGGTTACCGAGACCGAGTTGCCGAACGTCATGGATGCGCTGCAGGCCAACGGCATCAGCCAAACCGCGATCCACAAACACTTGCTGGATGAGTCCCCGCCGATCTGGTGGTGTCACATCGGCGGGCACGGCGATGCGCAGGATTTGGCGCGCGGGGTGCGCGCCGCCCTCGACGTGACCGCCACGCCGCCGCCCGCGCCGGCACCCGCTGCGCCTGCTGCGGTGGATCTGGACACGGCCGCGATCGATGCCGCATTGGGCCGTGAGGGCAGCGTGGACGGCGGGGTCTACAAGTTCTCGGTGCCGCGCCGTGAGGAGATCACCGAGACCGGGATGGTGCTGCGGCCGCCGATGGGTGTGACCACCGCCATCGGCTTTCAACCCGTGGGTGGTGGGCGCGCCGCCGTCAATGGCGACTTCGTCATGACGGCCGGCGAGGTGCAAAACGTGCTCAAGGCGCTCCGCGCCGGCGGCATTACCGTGGTGTCGCTGCACAACCATGCGCTCGAGGACCAGCCGCGCTTGTTCTATACCCATTTCTGGGCCACTGACGACGCGGTCGCGCTGGCCAGAACGCTGCGCACCGCGCTGGACGCCACCGCAGTCAAGTGAGGAGAAGCCTGAGAGTGGGCGTGTACCGCATCGCCGTAGCGATGCTGTCGGTCGCCACCCTTCTCGCTGGCTGCGGCGCGACCCGCGAGCAGGGGCCGCCGACGGTCGCCGACAGCGAGGGTGCGCGCGCCGATCAGCGCGACCGCAGCGAGGGCGTACCCGACGGCGAGCCGGTGACGATCGACTTCGAAGGTGAGCGTGAGGGCGGCGGGGCCAGCGAGTTCGAGCCGCTGCTTGGGCAGTGGGTTATCCGTCAGGATCCCTCGTCGCTGGCCGGGCCTACCGTGTATGCGCAGACGAGCACGCAGGACATCAAGCCACCGGACACCGGCGCGGAGCGGCTGTTCGGCAAGGACTACCAGGAGTACCTGGACCAGATCGGCGCGTATCAGGTGTTCCCGTCGACGGCCTACTCCGGTGGCGCCTACCGAGATTTCGAGGCGTCGGTCTACCTCAAGCCCATCTCGGGTGAGGTCGATCAATCCGGGGGGCTGATCTTTCGTGTCGTGAGCCCCAAGGACTACTACATCTGGCGTTGCAACGTGCTCGAGCAGAACTGCGAGCTGTACGTCTACGAAAACGGGGAGCGTCGGTCGGTTTTCCAGGCCGACGTCCCGCTCGAAGTCGGGCAGTGGCGCCAGATCCGGGTTGTCGCCGAGGGCAACCGGATCCGCGGTTTCCTCGACGAGCGTGAGCTGATGGACGACGAGTTCGGCGACACCTCCACCCGGGGCCGGGTCGGGTTGTGGACCAAGGCCGATGCGATTACCAACTTCGATGGGTTTCAGGTCGAGCCCAGGTGACGATCGTCGCGCGGAGGCTCTCGCGCCGTTTCGGCGAGCGAGACGCGGTTGAGGGTTTGACCTTTGAGGCCGACCGCGGCGAGGTGCTTGGACTGCTCGGCCCCAACGGTGCTGGCAAGACGACCACCATGCGCATGCTCGTCACCACGCTGACGCCGAGCGCGGGAACGGCCCAGGTGGCGGGCTTCGACGTGCGGACCTCGCCGCTGCGGGCCCGCGGGCGGGTCGGCTACCTGCCCGAGGAGGTTCCGCTGCCGCGGGAGGCGCGGGTCTGCGAGCTGGTGCGGTTCGTCGCCGATGCGCATGGCCTTAGCCGTACCGAGCGGCAGGCCACGGCTGGCGATCTGCTTGCGCGCGTCGGGCTTGCGGGCAGCGAGCGCAGGCTGGTCGGCACCCTCTCGCGTGGCCAGCGCCAACGGCTCGGACTGGCGCTCGCGCTGCTGCCGGACCCTCCGGTCGTCATCGTCGATGAGCCCACCGCGGGCCTCGACCCCGAACAGGTGGCCGCGGTCCGGGCGCTGATTCGCGAGCTCGGCGAGCGTAAGACGGTGCTGCTCTCCAGCCACCAGCTCGGCGAGGTGGAGGCGCTCTGTCGGCGCGTCGTGGTGATGCGTGCCGGGCGCCGCGTGGCGTTCGAGACCCGCGACGAACTCGCCCGTCGGCTTAAGACGCTCCCACGCGTCGTGGTACGCGTCGAGGCCCTCGACCGCGACCGTCTGATGCAGCTAGCGCGGGGGCTCGACGTCGAAGCCACCGATGGCGGACCGGCGGGCGCAACCCTGGTGCTGCGTGCCGATCCGAACGTGGCGCCCGCTATCGCCAGCGCGGTGATCGAGGCCGGGGGACGCCTGCTGGAGTTGCGTGTCGAGGAACCAACGCTTGAGGACCTCTTCTTTCAGCTCGCTGGCGGAGACCGTAGATGAGGGGGATACGCGCGGTCGCGCGCCGCGAGTTTGTCGCGCTGCTCACCAGCGTTTCCCCGTGGTCCGCGGCGACGGCGTTTCTGCTGCTCACCGGTCTGCTGTTCTGGATCGACGCGCGCAACTTCGCCGACTTCTCCGTCCGCGCGGGAGCCGATCCGCTCACCCGCGCCGCCCTCAACGCGACCCAGGCCGTCGTCCAGCCCGCGATCGCCACTCTCGGTGTCGTCGCAGCGTTCGTGCTGCCGCTGCTGACGATGCGCGCCGTCGCCGAGGAACGTCGGCAGGGCTCACTGGAGCTGCTGCGCGCGCTGCCGGTCTCAGACTTCGCGCTCGCCGCCGGCAAGTACCTGGCGGCGCTGGCTGTGGCGGCGCTGATCTTGGCCGCGAGCCTCGTGCAGCCCGCCGTGCTCGCACTTGCCGCCCCGATCACGTGGTCGCAGGTTGCGGCGGGCTACCTCGGCGCTTTCCTGCTGTTCTCGGCGCTGGTTTCGGTGGGGGTCACGATCAGCGCGCTCGCACCCTCTCAGGTCGTGGCCGCCAGCGCGACGCTGGCGCTCTTCGTCGGGCTGGTCGTCGCCGACCAGGCGATCCACCCCGGCGCCACCGGCATCGCCCGCCTGATCGCGAACCTCTCGCCGATCGCGCGCCTCGACTCGTTCTCGCGCGGGCTGGTCGAGCTCGGCTCGGTCGCCTACTACCTCGCCGCGACTCTCGCCGGGCTCACGGCCGCCGCACTGGCCCTCGCGGCAGACAGGCGGCGCGGATGAGGGTAATGCTGGTCGCGCTCATGGCGCTCGCAGCACTCGCCGCTGCGGCCGTCACGCTCGACGACGAGCGGATCGACCTCTCCACCGGCCGCACCTTCACCCTGAGCGCTGAGACGCGGGAACTCCTTGGCCGCGTTGATGATCCGGTCACGATCGCGCTGTTCTTTGCCCGCGAACAACCCGGCTACAACCACGTCGCCGACCTCGCCCGCCGCTTCGCCGACACCGGCGACAACGTCCGGATCACCTTTCAGGATCCAAACGGTGAGCAGGCATTCGCGCTCAACGTGGCCAGCGGCGCCGTGGTGGTCAGCACCGAAAGCGGCGGCCAGGCGGTGGTACGCATCCCCGATGAGGAAGAGCTGGCCGCCGCCCTCGCCGAGGCAAGCAGTCTGCCAGAGCCGCAAGCCACCCCTAATACCGCGCCCAGCCAGCCGCTTTACCCCACCACGCTCGGGCGGGCACTGCTGCTCTGGCTGCCCGCCGTCGCCGCGCCGGCCGTCGCCGCAATAGGCGGGCTTGCCGTCGCCTACCGGCGCCGGCGCGGCTAATCCATCCGTGCGCCGCGCGTCGGCCACCAACAGCGTGGCATCAGGCGGTGACACCTGCGGAAAAGCCTGTTCGCGTTCGGCGTGTGGGCTTGAGGTGGTTGTGCGCGCGTGATGAGGCCGCGGGCGATGAGCTCGACGGTAACGGCGACGCCGCAGGTCTGCGACAGCAGCAGGGCGATCAGGATGAGGATCTGCACGGCACCGGCCTGCGCGGCCGAGCCGGTGCTGAGCAGCACGCCGACGAAAGCGCCCGGCAGCGTCACAAGGCCGACGGTCCGGGTCGAATCGAGGTTGGGCAGCAGCGCATTCGTGGACGTTGCACCGATAATTTCCATCCTCGAGTCACGCTCGCTCATACCGAGGCTCAGCGCCGCCTCGACCTCGCCAGCACGCTGCGTCAAGGCGTCAAGCGCCAGACGCGCCGCAACGGCGACGGCGGTCATGGTGTTGCCGAGCACGATGGCGACGATCGGGACGACGGCCACACCAGTCATCGGCACCGCGCGCGAGAGCAGCAACAATGGCAGCACCGCGAGCATGCCAAGGGCTAAGGACACGGTGAGCCAGGAAGATCCCAGGCTTGCCTGGCTGCGTCGGGCGGCGGTCACGCTTGCCACGATGAACATCACGGCCAGCACCAGGACCGATGACCACAACCGCGTGATGGCGGCGGCCAGGATCGCAGCGGCAGCGGCCAGCTGCACCGCAGCGCGAATGCCAGCCCATGGCACCGTCCACGGTGAGCCGAGCGCGGTCAACCTGTAGATCACCGCGGCGGCGGCTGCCATCACCACACAGACGACGATCAACGCCGGGCCGAGAACAACTTGTGAGGACTGCATGCCCCCTTAGTACAGGTCGCTCGTCCTAGTACACGTAGACGGCGCGTTGTAGGAAATGCAGCGACTCGTGAGACAGACTGCCGGTTGCCCGCGATGAGACAACCCGGCACGGTGCTGGTCATGGTCGTTCGGATGAAATCGAAGCTGCGAACCTACACTGCCAATAGAACTTGCACCGGCAGACGGACGCAACGCAGCAGACGACCACTAAGGAAGAGCGGCGTTGGCGTGCCTATGGGTGGCTATTCGCGCCGCTATATCACGAGCTTAATGCGCGGCACGAAAGCGCATCTGCGCCTCTGCGATCGAAGATGATCCACACCTGCTCGCAGCGCCACCGATGCCCCGTATCGCTGGCAACGGAAAAGAAGCCGCCTGACATTGTCAGCGATTGCATAGCTATGGCCTCGCACCGTTAACTCGTTCAACGGATAATTCCGGTCAACAGCGGTACCAAGTCTGCCTCAACACGCGTACTTGACAGGGAAGATGCCGAGCACTCGAATGCGAAGCCGTCCACGAACATCGTCCCGGACGTCGATGGTGTCGCCATCCACCACCCTGAGCACCTCGGCAGTGGTGACTACTGGTTCAGCGGTGGCAACAATGACAGGCATTCCCTGAACAACCAGCGCTAGCAGTCCCAGGGCGGGGGCAAGCCTTCGAATCAGCTTCATGTAATGCCGAGGTGCTCTGAGCAGTACACCACGGGCCTCGCCACGATATTGCTGGCTGCATCGAAATCGTAGGGGCCTTCGGCCATCAGTATGTCGATTGCGTCCAATTTGTCAACGCCGTCATCCATAC contains:
- a CDS encoding DUF1259 domain-containing protein, whose translation is MVGLVAVTALILGGCGGGNGGGNGGGNGNGNGDSPGVADPGAVAPAATSEADWQPVAQILGRPGKLSDGVYRVGFPRSDLTVVTQDVTVRPALSLGSYAAFARYPDGSAMVMGDLVVTETELPNVMDALQANGISQTAIHKHLLDESPPIWWCHIGGHGDAQDLARGVRAALDVTATPPPAPAPAAPAAVDLDTAAIDAALGREGSVDGGVYKFSVPRREEITETGMVLRPPMGVTTAIGFQPVGGGRAAVNGDFVMTAGEVQNVLKALRAGGITVVSLHNHALEDQPRLFYTHFWATDDAVALARTLRTALDATAVK
- a CDS encoding ABC transporter ATP-binding protein is translated as MTIVARRLSRRFGERDAVEGLTFEADRGEVLGLLGPNGAGKTTTMRMLVTTLTPSAGTAQVAGFDVRTSPLRARGRVGYLPEEVPLPREARVCELVRFVADAHGLSRTERQATAGDLLARVGLAGSERRLVGTLSRGQRQRLGLALALLPDPPVVIVDEPTAGLDPEQVAAVRALIRELGERKTVLLSSHQLGEVEALCRRVVVMRAGRRVAFETRDELARRLKTLPRVVVRVEALDRDRLMQLARGLDVEATDGGPAGATLVLRADPNVAPAIASAVIEAGGRLLELRVEEPTLEDLFFQLAGGDRR
- a CDS encoding ABC transporter permease, whose amino-acid sequence is MQSSQVVLGPALIVVCVVMAAAAAVIYRLTALGSPWTVPWAGIRAAVQLAAAAAILAAAITRLWSSVLVLAVMFIVASVTAARRSQASLGSSWLTVSLALGMLAVLPLLLLSRAVPMTGVAVVPIVAIVLGNTMTAVAVAARLALDALTQRAGEVEAALSLGMSERDSRMEIIGATSTNALLPNLDSTRTVGLVTLPGAFVGVLLSTGSAAQAGAVQILILIALLLSQTCGVAVTVELIARGLITRAQPPQAHTPNANRLFRRCHRLMPRCWWPTRGARMD
- a CDS encoding response regulator transcription factor, with amino-acid sequence MHVLVVEDEAKMAALLARALTEEGHTVVVLDEGRDVLPAAEASEFDVIVLDVMLPGLDGFGVCAALRHHQVWTPVLMLTARGAVDDRVHGLDTGADDYLTKPFQLAEMFARLRALARRGPIPRPPQLRVGDLHLDPAAHRVWRGDTEISLSNKEFAVLETLMRRPGMVHTRAQILQRCWDLAFEARSNVVDVYMRYLRDKIDRPFGVTSLETIRGAGYRLREDGGRDGVSG
- a CDS encoding DUF7088 domain-containing protein produces the protein MLVALMALAALAAAAVTLDDERIDLSTGRTFTLSAETRELLGRVDDPVTIALFFAREQPGYNHVADLARRFADTGDNVRITFQDPNGEQAFALNVASGAVVVSTESGGQAVVRIPDEEELAAALAEASSLPEPQATPNTAPSQPLYPTTLGRALLLWLPAVAAPAVAAIGGLAVAYRRRRG
- a CDS encoding ABC transporter permease → MRGIRAVARREFVALLTSVSPWSAATAFLLLTGLLFWIDARNFADFSVRAGADPLTRAALNATQAVVQPAIATLGVVAAFVLPLLTMRAVAEERRQGSLELLRALPVSDFALAAGKYLAALAVAALILAASLVQPAVLALAAPITWSQVAAGYLGAFLLFSALVSVGVTISALAPSQVVAASATLALFVGLVVADQAIHPGATGIARLIANLSPIARLDSFSRGLVELGSVAYYLAATLAGLTAAALALAADRRRG